The genomic region TGGCATCTTACAATAATATTACCACATTTCGCATACCGTTTGAATGTTCAGCGTACTGATGGCGATTTCCCCGTAACAATTCTTCTGGCAATCTGCCGATAATGGATTACCCGCGCCCAAAGAGACACGCATCCCCGCGCGGAAAAAGCGTTGAAGATCCTGGGGCGCCATGGTATGATAGTACCGATGTGTCTCAGAAAGATTGCGTGGTCCGTGTGAGCAAATCCCATATTCCAACAACTGCCGCCGCACAGAGTTCTTTTCCCCAGGACAAGGCGACGATCGATTTGATGAATGAGACTGTGCGCCGGCAATCGATTTTGATCGCCACGCAGCACGAGATCGCTCATGCGGAGCGCGAGCTGGACGCCGTGCTGTCGATTGTCACGCGCCGCGCGCAGGAGCTTTCCGAGGCGGACGGCGCCGTGGTGGAGATGGCCGACGGCGATGAAATGGTTTACCGGTCGGCGAGCGGCTCCGCCGCCCAGCAGATCGGAATGCGCCTGAGCCGCCACACCAGCCTTTCCGGCCGGTGCGTGGGCGAAAGCCGCGTGCTTTCCTGTGAGGATAGTGAGACCGATCCGCGCGTCAACCGTGAAGCCTGTCGCAAGGTCGGCCTGCGCTCCATGGTGGTCGTGCCGCTGCAATTTCTGGGGCAGACGATCGGCGTGCTCAAGGTTTACTCGTCCCGCCCGAACGCCTTTGGCGACGCGGTTCTGCCGCTGCTGGAGATGATGGTGAGTTTGATCGTGGCCGCGATGAGCGCCGTCTCCGAGGCCGAAGCGCGCAAGGCGCTATCGATCAGCGAAGCGCGGCAGCAGACTTTGCTGCGCGATGTGCTCGCGAGCGTCACCGAAGGAAAGCTGCGGCTTTGCAGCTGCGCCGATGATCTGCCGGAGCCGCTGACGCCGTTCGGCCAGCCGGTCACCCTGGCGGAAAGAATGGGCCTATGCGAGCTGCGCAATTTGGCGCAGGAAGCGGCCCGGTTCGCCGGCCACCCGGAAAGCCGTCAGAGCGATATCGCCACGGCCGCCAGCGAAGCGGGAATGAACGCCATGGTCCACGGCGGCGGCGGCGTCGCTCGGGTCTTCACTGGAGCAAATGGGATCGTGCGGATCCGCGTGGAAGACCATGGATCGGGGATCGCCATGGAAAACCTGCCCAAAGCAACCCTCGCCCGCGGCTTCAGCACTAAAGCGACCCTGGGGCACGGCCTCAAAATGATGCTGGAAACCAGCGACCGTCTGTACCTCTTGACCGGCCCCAGCGGCACCACCGTGGTCATCGAACAAGAAGAAAATCCCCCGCTCCCCGCCTGGCTCGCCGACGCCTTCGAATAAGCCATCCCCCGGCTCTACATCGCGTCGACGGCCCACGCGGGCGGCGGCGGGGTTCGGTCCTGCTCCAGGACGATGGTCGTGCCGGTTGGACCGGTGAGCAGATACATGCGGTCCACGGTTTGCAGCATGAGCCAGAAGCCGTGTCCAAGGCTTCCCGCCGTCGTCCAGCCGCGCTCCAGAGTGGCTTTGGGAAGGTTCTCCATCAAGATCCCGGCGCCTTTGTCTTCAATCCACACTTGAACCGTCTCCGCACCGTCGCCGCAAACGCGGGCCGCGCCGCCGCCAGCGTGCACGATGGCGTTCATGGCCGCTTCGGACACCGCCGTAATCAGATTCTGCCAGCGCAGATCACTGAAGCCGAGCGCGATGGCGGCCTCCTTTGTGGCGTTCCGCAGCAGGCGCATGTCGCTGGACGCGATAAGCGGGACGTTCGCGAAGGTTATCGGGAAGCTTTCCGGCAGCTCGTGGGGATGGTCGATCAGCCGAAGCTTTCCTTCGGTGACGCTCGCGAGGATATCGCGCAGAAAGACACGCTGTCGCAGCTCCGCCGCCTCGACTTCCCGGCGCAGGCGGCTTTCGGCGGCTTCCGCGCTTTTCCTCTGGGTGATATCGCGCAGATACGCCGTAAAGATCGTCTCCCCGTCAATCGCAACCGGGATAATCGACACCTCCACCGGAAATTCCGATCTGTCTTTGCGCCGTCCCAGCAGCTCCAATTGCCGTCCGGCGATTCCCCCATCGCTGACCACAAGATAGCGTTCGACGCCTTCGCCCGACGCGTGGGACGGCGGCGCGATCAGCTCCGGCATCGATCGGCCTAACACATCCTGCCGCCGGAATCCGAACGCCTGCTCCGCCGCCGGGTTAAACTCCACGATCGTGCCGCTGGCGTCCACCGTGATGATGCAGTCGATCGCGACATCCAGAATGGCGGCCTTGCGCATCTCGCTCTGCTTCAGCGCCTGCTCGGTCGCCTTGCGGTCCGAGATATCCTCGGCGATCCCATAAACGCCAATGACCGCGCCGTTCACGACCAGCGGCACATTGGTCACATAGATAGCAACCCGCACCCCGACTTTGTGAACGATCGACACTTCATAGTGCTGCGGCGGCCCCTCGGCGGCGGCGGCGAGATGGCTCAGCGTGCGCGCCAGATCGTCCGGCGCGATCAATTCGGCGCATGACATTTCCAGCAGCTCCGACACATGGTATCCGGTCAGAAGCTCGCACGAATGATTCGCGCTTAGGA from Capsulimonas corticalis harbors:
- a CDS encoding GAF domain-containing protein: MNETVRRQSILIATQHEIAHAERELDAVLSIVTRRAQELSEADGAVVEMADGDEMVYRSASGSAAQQIGMRLSRHTSLSGRCVGESRVLSCEDSETDPRVNREACRKVGLRSMVVVPLQFLGQTIGVLKVYSSRPNAFGDAVLPLLEMMVSLIVAAMSAVSEAEARKALSISEARQQTLLRDVLASVTEGKLRLCSCADDLPEPLTPFGQPVTLAERMGLCELRNLAQEAARFAGHPESRQSDIATAASEAGMNAMVHGGGGVARVFTGANGIVRIRVEDHGSGIAMENLPKATLARGFSTKATLGHGLKMMLETSDRLYLLTGPSGTTVVIEQEENPPLPAWLADAFE
- a CDS encoding PAS domain S-box protein, coding for MSNEFELILTNRHAGIEAGVQDSEAALRFAADALPVLIAYVDSEMRYRFNNQTYTTWIGRPHTELVGRHMREVLGDQVFDAVKPTIDQALAGAPSAYEQELTWPDGQTRFTRGSYMPNIGPNGEVLGFAILAMDLTDHRVTEQDLAESRQRFKSLFDYHPDAIFSLDLNGKFLSANHSCELLTGYHVSELLEMSCAELIAPDDLARTLSHLAAAAEGPPQHYEVSIVHKVGVRVAIYVTNVPLVVNGAVIGVYGIAEDISDRKATEQALKQSEMRKAAILDVAIDCIITVDASGTIVEFNPAAEQAFGFRRQDVLGRSMPELIAPPSHASGEGVERYLVVSDGGIAGRQLELLGRRKDRSEFPVEVSIIPVAIDGETIFTAYLRDITQRKSAEAAESRLRREVEAAELRQRVFLRDILASVTEGKLRLIDHPHELPESFPITFANVPLIASSDMRLLRNATKEAAIALGFSDLRWQNLITAVSEAAMNAIVHAGGGAARVCGDGAETVQVWIEDKGAGILMENLPKATLERGWTTAGSLGHGFWLMLQTVDRMYLLTGPTGTTIVLEQDRTPPPPAWAVDAM